In Helianthus annuus cultivar XRQ/B chromosome 9, HanXRQr2.0-SUNRISE, whole genome shotgun sequence, the following are encoded in one genomic region:
- the LOC118481806 gene encoding extensin-like, with amino-acid sequence MTTIAAVTHFRRQHHHPPPPQLSPATTHLHPSRHPPPPLPTVTHHPHLRPLRHSPPPTTPNTTAPQLPPTRLCRQPPPTSTTDHHCRRHPPPSPSPTTIVVATTYLCHRPPLPPTATTSDHRYHCHLSPPTTTNYRHSSPILFLRLFFPTKQHKIMIHFILTW; translated from the coding sequence ATGACTACCATCGCCGCCGTCACCCACTTCCGCCGCcaacaccaccacccacctccaccccAGCTGTCTcccgccaccacccacctccaccccAGTCGTCACCCACCTCCGCCGCTACCAACCGTCACCCACCATCCACACCTCCGCCCCCTTCGTCActcgccaccacccaccacccccAACACCACCGCGCCACAGCTGCCACCCACCCGCCTCTGTCGTCAgccgccacccacctccaccaccgaccaccactGTCGCCGTCACCCACCACCGTCCCCGTCACCCACCACCATTGTTGTCGCCACCACCTACCTCTGCCACCGCCCACCGCTGCCACCCACTGCCACCACCTCCGACCATCGCTACCAttgccacctatcaccacccaccaccaccaactACCGTCACTCATCAccgattttattccttcgtctATTCTTTCCTACCAAACAACACAAAATAATGATTCATTTcattctcacatggtaa
- the LOC110893998 gene encoding UPF0496 protein At2g18630-like, translating to MGCICSTSSSTHHHQTSSTSSSHTPSISPSDLTSYEHACRSDPDIKSFDSSLHYRTTRVINSLAVDVEVRSLSLSSLQELTSGLLDMNQEVVKILIESKEDIWNNDELFSLVKDFFDLSLQTLDFCTSLQDCLKNARHTLSLINIAINQFVQDNDYVKTIEQLKQFQVIASSDGLFSEQFFLNFQLVYQQQVSMLKRLLLQKRKVDKKLKSAKVWKRLTNVIFVVTFSTVLICSVVAAAVAAPPLVTALAAAAAVPLGSMGKWVNSLWKKYENELKAQREMISSMRVGNRIVIKDLDNIKVLVDKLGNEMEELVRNAKFAIREEEEEAVAVAVDEMRKVVSEFGKTIDELSEHSDKCCTDVKRARTVIVQKISKHPSGSV from the coding sequence ATGGGTTGCATCTGCAGCACATCATCCAgcacccaccaccaccaaaccTCATCAACCTCCTCATCACACACACCCTCGATCTCCCCTTCAGATCTAACCTCATACGAGCACGCATGCCGCTCAGATCCCGACATTAAGTCCTTCGACTCATCCCTCCACTATCGCACCACCCGCGTCATCAACTCACTCGCTGTCGACGTCGAGGTCCGCTCACTCTCCCTCTCCTCCCTCCAAGAACTCACCTCAGGTCTCCTCGACATGAACCAAGAAGTCGTCAAGATCCTCATCGAATCCAAAGAAGACATATGGAACAACGATGAGTTATTCTCACTCGTTAAAGACTTCTTCGACCTCAGTCTCCAAACCCTAGACTTCTGCACTTCCTTACAAGACTGTTTAAAAAACGCCCGTCATACCTTATCACTTATCAACATTGCCATCAATCAATTCGTTCAAGATAACGATTATGTTAAAACAATCGAACAATTAAAACAATTCCAGGTCATTGCATCGTCAGATGGTCTGTTTTCCGAACAGTTTTTCTTGAACTTTCAGTTGGTTTACCAGCAGCAGGTTTCAATGCTAAAGAGGCTGCTACTTCAGAAGAGAAAAGTAGATAAGAAGTTGAAGTCTGCTAAAGTGTGGAAGAGGTTGACTAATGTGATATTTGTTGTGACTTTTAGTACTGTGTTGATTTGctcggtggtggcggcggcggtggctgcGCCACCGTTGGTTACGGCTCTAGCGGCTGCGGCTGCTGTGCCGTTGGGTTCGATGGGGAAATGGGTGAATTCGTTGTGGAAGAAGTATGAGAACGAGTTGAAAGCGCAGAGGGAGATGATTAGTTCAATGCGGGTTGGGAATCGGATTGTGATCAAGGATTTGGACAATATTAAGGTGTTGGTGGATAAGTTGGGGAATGAAATGGAGGAGTTGGTGCGGAACGCGAAGTTTGCGATTagggaagaggaggaagaggcggTGGCGGTTGCGGTTGATGAGATGAGGAAAGTTGTGAGTGAGTTTGGGAAGACGATTGATGAGTTGAGTGAGCATTCGGATAAGTGTTGTACGGATGTTAAACGAGCGAGAACTGTGATTGTGCAGAAGATTAGTAAGCATCCGAGTGGTTCGGTTTAG